A genomic stretch from Kwoniella europaea PYCC6329 chromosome 2, complete sequence includes:
- a CDS encoding ribosomal protein S16, whose protein sequence is MPVRIRLARHGYKKNPLYHIVAINSKRPREGKPLETLGIYDPIPRLRKGVAVPPQANVFGVEDAGLIKKEKEIKWNVDRINYWLGVGAEPTRSVVKLLERGGVLTTPHKWQHPWSPAPPPSSTSPSQPQQTISQ, encoded by the exons ATGCCAGTCCGTATCCGTCTAGCCCGACACGGGTATAAAAAGAACCCCCTCTACCACATCGTAGCCATCAACTCCAAACGACCTCGAGAAGGTAAACCACTAGAGACATTAGGGATATACGACCCAATACCGAGATTACGAAAGGGAGTGGCCGTTCCTCCTCAGGCGAATGTTTTTGGCGTTGAAGATGCagggttgatcaagaaggagaaggagatcaagtgGAATGTGGATAGGATAAATTATTGGTTGGGTGTTGGGGCGGAACCTACTAGGAGTGTTGTGAAGCTTTTGGAAAGG GGCGGAGTCCTCACAACACCCCATAAATGGCAACATCCCTGGTCACCCgcccctcctccttcatccacctcacccTCACAACCACAGCAGACGATATCACAGTAA